Below is a genomic region from Dehalococcoides mccartyi.
AATCCAGTAACCCAGCTCGGAACGCTGGTGGGGAAAGCAGAATATCAGCCCGCAGGCACCCAGCAGTGTTCCGTTACCCTTTTCGGTTATGGCAAAGTGCTGTTCAGTATCGGTGGCCAGTTTTTCTGCATGGCCGGATATCCACTTTTCAGCCATTTCCGGCAGGTAGGGGTGGGGAATATTAAGGGTAGTATCGGCTATCAGGGCATCTCCTGCCAGTCCGGCAACTGCAGCCGCATCTGCCAGGCTGAAAGGCCGCAGTACAAGACGGGGTGTTTCCAGTACAGTTTTATATAACATGCCGTTACCGTTCTGAAATATTTTTTACATTATATCAGGGTTAAGCCTGTTAGGGGATAGCCAAGCCTTGTATTATATGGTAGTATATATAAAGTACTAGTACCTTTCTTTACCCAATACGGCAATAGCGTATACATTCAGTAACTTACCCACGAATGGAATACGGTGCTTAATGGCAAACATTTGCCTATTGTTTTATTAGTTTGTAGCTATAAATATTATTATAATCCACTAATTTGATATTGTTTGCCGTTATATGCTAGTATGTACAGGTCTTTTACGCCCCCTATTAAAATAACCGGAGTTACTTCAATATGGAAAGTATCTGGAAAGAAAAAGTAGACGGCGTCATTACCCAGAGCGGAAGCTCTCGGCTCTCCCTCCTTCCATGTTTGGAAGCGGTTCAGGAAGAGTGTGGCTACATACCCCACGAAGCTGTAAATTATTTGAGGGAATGCTTAAGCATTCCCTCAATTGATATTTACGGCATGATTACCTTTTACAGCCTGCTCTCCACTAACCAAAAGGGAAAGTACGTTATCCGCCTGTGTAATTCGCTACCCTGTTACCTGAACGGTACGGAAAACATTCTGGATACCCTGGTGGACAACCTGGGTATAGAACCGGGCCAAACCACTCTGGATCAACGTTTTACCCTGGAGCTGGTACCCTGTCTGGGATTATGTGACCAGTCACCGGCTATGGTAATTAACGGGGTGGTTTACGGTAAGCTAACTGCTCAGTTGGTAACCGAAGTCCTGGACGAATTGAGGACTTACTAAGATGAAAGACGTGAAGATTATTACCCGTCATCTGAACACTGCCAATTCAGCTGATATTGATGTATATCTGGCTGACGGCGGTTACCAGGCCCTTAAGAAAGCTTTGTCTATGACCCCGGAGGAAGTGATTGCCGAGGTCAAACGCTCAAAGCTGGTGGGCAGGGGGGGAGCGGCCTTTCCCACTGGGCTCAAATGGGAGCTTACCCGCAAGGAAAAGGCCAACCCGAAATATATTGTCTGTAATGCCAGCGAGGGCGAACCGGGCACTTTTAAGGACCGGTTGATACTTAAAAATGACCCCCATATGGTACTGGAAGGTTTTATTATTGCCGCTTATGCGGTGGGCACTTCCCAGGGCTTTATTCACGCCCGTGAGGTTTATACTGAAGAGATAGAGCTTTTCCAGAAAGCCATAGACCAGGCAACCGAACGCGGTTTTCTGGGGCAGAATATCATGGGGAGCAATTTCTCGCTGGATATTCAGTTTTACAAGAGTGCCGGTGCTTATATCTGCGGTGAGGAAACTGCCCTTTTTGAGTCCCTTGAAGGGCACAGAGGTATTCCCGCCGCTCGCCCGCCGTATCCGGTGCAGGTGGGGCTTATGGATAAACCCACTACGGTTAACAACGTAGAAACTCTCTGCAATGTTCCTGCCATTATAAATAACGGGGCGGACTGGTTCGCTTCAATAGGCCATCCGGACTATCCCGGTACCAAGCTTTTCTGCCTTTCCGGCAACGTGAAAGAACCGGGTGTTTTTGAAATGCCGCTGGGAACCAACCTGAAGGACTTGCTTGAGGCCGGGGGGGGCGTAGACGGCAAGTTCAAGGCGGTTTTACCGGGCGGCATATCTTCCAGCCTGCTGACCGAAACTGATATCAGTCTGGATTTCAAGACGCTGGCCAAGGCCGGTACTATGCTTGGGTCAGGCGCGGTTATTGTTATAAACTCCGACACCAGTATGGTCAATGTAGCCTCCAACGTAGCCCACTTCTTTGACGAAGAGGGTTGCGGCAAGTGCTCTATCTGCCGCGAAGGTACTCGCCGGGCGGCTGAAATCCTGAGCCGCTTTTCCCGCGGGCAGGGTAACCGCAATGAACTGGAGTGGCTGCTGGAACTGCATGAGGTAATGAAAGATACTGCTTCCTGCGGTCTTGGGCAGGTGGCCCTGAATGTGGCTGCCAGTGCTATCCGTAACTTCAAGGGTGAATTCTTGGCGCAGGTGCGTAAGGAGGAAGGCGTATGGTTACGCTAAATATTGACAACAAGCAGATAAGCGTACCTGAAGGTACGACTATTATGCAGGCCGCCAAACAGGCCAATATTAATATTCCCCACCTGTGTTATTTCGAAGGCCTGAAAAGTTACAGCGGCTGCCGGGTATGTGTGGTGGAAATAGAGGGTGAACCCCGTTTGGCTACATCCTGCTCACGTAAGGTAGCCGAAGGGATGAAGGTTAATACCCATTCTGCCAGAGTCCGCCGCGCCCGCCGCACTATACTTGAAATTTTGCTGGCCAATCACCCACAGGACTGTTTTAATTGTGAACGCAACCAGAACTGTGACTTATTGCGGCTGGCGTTTGAATGCGGAGTTAAAAAGCTGCGCTTTGAAGAAAGCGAAAAGCGGGTACTGCCTATAGACAGTACCAGCCCCAGCATTATCCGTGATCCCAATAAATGTATTGCCTGCGGACGGTGTGTCCGCGTCTGCCACGATATACAAACAGTAAATGCCATAGGTTTTATAAATAAAGGTCCGGATACCATGGTGGCAACCTCTATGGATAGGGGTATGGGCAATGTTGCCTGTGCCAACTGCGGCCAGTGTATACTGGTCTGCCCGGTGGGTGCTATCAAGGAACGCTCGGCGGTGGATGCTGTCTGGGCGGCCATAGCAGACCCGACCAAACACGTAGTTGTTCAGGAAGCCCCTTCGGTCAGGGTTTCTCTGGGTGAAGAGCTGGGCTTGCCGGCAGGTACGCTGGTTGCCAAAAAGATGTATGCCGCTTTAAGGCGTCTGGGTTTTGACGCCGTATTTGATACCAACTTTACCGCTGACCTGACCATTATGGAAGAGGGTTCGGAACTGGTGGAACGGGTTAAGGATGGTGGGGTGCTTCCCCAGATAACCTCCTGCTGCCCCGGCTGGGTCAAGTTTATGGAACACTATTATCCTGAGCTTGCGCCCAACGTTTCCTCCGCCAAGTCCCCCCAGCAAATGTTCGGGGCGGTCTGCAAGACCTATTATGCTGAAAAGGCCGGTATAGACCCCAAAACTATTATTAATGTTTCGGTTATGCCCTGTACGGCCAAGAAGTTTGAGTGCCAGCGTCCCGAAATGAATGATAGCGGTTTTAAAGACGTGGATTATGTCTTAACTACCCGCGAGCTGGCCCGCATGATAAAAGAGGCCGGTCTGGACTTTGCTTCGCTGGAAGAAGAGCCTGCCGAAGACCTGCTGGGTCTTTACACCGGTGCGGCCACTATCTTCGGAGCTACCGGCGGTGTTATGGAGGCGGCTATCCGCAGTGCCTATACGCTGATAACCGGACGTGAACTGGAAAATCTGGACATAGAGCCGGTGCGCGGGCTGGAAGGCATAAAGACAGCCAGTGTTAATATTGACGGGTTAGAGGTTAAAGTGGCGGTGGCTCACGGGCTGGGAAATGCCCGGCACTTGCTGGAGGAGATAAAAGAGGGTACTTCACCGTATCACTTTATAGAAATTATGGCTTGCCCCGGTGGTTGTGTCGGTGGCGGAGGCCAGCCCATACGCTTTGATTCCAGCTTGAAGAAAAAGCGCGGCGAAGCCCTTTACGAAGAGGACAGAAATATGCCCAAGCGGTGTTCTCATCACAACACCTCCGTAGAGAAGATATATGCCGATTATCTGGAAAAACCGCTCGGCAAGCGTTCTCACAAACTGTTGCATACCGAATATACAAGTCGCCCGGTGGTTTAAGGGCAAATAATAAAACAATACGCGGGAGGAACAAAACATATGTTCAATGTCCAGAGTATTAGCCTTAGGAAAGAGCTTGTTATTGCCTTTTTGGTTATGCTGGGGCTGGCTACCGCTGCTCCGCTGCTAGGCAACCAGTATCTGACCGGTTCACTGGTAAACGCCGTTTTGTTTATCAGCGCTGTTACACTCGGCTGGAAAAATGCAGTAGCTATTGGTCTTATTTCCAGCAGTATCGCTTTGGCTACCGGTCTTTTACCCGTAGTTATGGCTCCCATGGTGCCCTTTATCATGGCGGCTAATGCTCTGCTGGTTGCAGCTTTTAGTACGCTTCGCGGCAAGAGTTTCTGGCTGGGTGCCGGAGTGGCTGCGGTTTTGAAGTTTGCTTTCCTTTGGGCTACTTCCAGCCTTGTTCTGAACCTCTTTATAGAACAGAATGTAGCTGACAAGATTGCCGGAATGATGGGTTTGACCCAGCTCCTCACCGCCCTGATGGGTGCGGTTATGGCTTATGGTGCTCTGCGTCTGGGCAAGAAGATATAGTTTTTTAGTAAACCCTGTAGTAAACGTTAAGGGGGGCTTCAAAGCCCCCCTTTTTATTTGGATAAATTTCAGATACTCCGGTTCAGAGGAACTCTTTAACAATATCTGGGCAAATTGCCTCTAATAAAAAACGCCTGCTGACATATGTCAGACAGGCGTCAATTACCAAAGAACCTTAAATATGGTTTTCAAGCCAGAAGAAAAGGTCATTCCAGACCTGGGGGCAGTCAGGCTCATTAAATACCTCGTGATACATACCGGGGTAGGTTATCAGGGTTTTATCCTTGGAACTTATCCGTTGCACCAATTCACGGCTGCCGTTTATATTTACCAGATGGTCTTCTTCGCCGTGAATAACCAGACTGGGCAGGCTGATTTTCTTCAGAAAATCGGGCAAATCCTGACAAATGCGCAGAAATTCGGCTGCCATGTGGGCACTCATACGGTGGTGCAGTACCAGCGGGTCTTCATTGTACGCTTTGACTATATTTTTATTGTGGCTGATAGTGGAAGCGTCAATTTTGCGTACGCCAAGCATCGGGGCTATTTTGGACAGGGGTTTAACAATCTGATTTAAAATACCCGGCATGCCGGTATACGGTTTGAGGGCTATGCTGGAAAAAATAAGGCCGCTGGCATCATACTGGTGCTTGCTGGCATAAGCCGCGGTAACCAGGCCGCCCATGCTGTGGCCGAAAATGAATATTTTAGAAGTAGGATGTTTAGCCTGCACCATGCTGAAAGCGCTGATGAGGTCATAAATATATACATCGTAACTGGATACATAACCGGCCTTGCCGTCTGTTTTGCCGTGTCCGAAATGATCATAAGCATAAACGGCATAACTTCGGTCTGCCAGATAATGGGCCAGCTCGCTGTAACGGCCGGAGTGTTCACCCAAACCGTGAACTACCAGCACAATGGCTTTGGGACTGCCGTTTGGCAGTAAGGCTTGATAGTAACAATTGTAGTCCTGACAGCCTTTGAAATGCCCTTCGGTGAACCTCATCTTGTTTTAGTCTTCCACTCCTGCTTCAGCTTCCATTTCAGCCAGACGGGTATAGTAATCTTCTATTTCATTCAGGTGGGCCAGGGCTATTTTACCGGTCAGTACCGGGTCATCATTGGTGACGTTGGTGTGCGGGTCTCTGGTGCCGTGTTCCAACTCTACGTCCATGCCCATGCGGAACTGTTCTATGTTGTATTTGTTAAAGGTGATACCCAGTATTTTGGCTACTGCTTTAGCTTCGTCGGTTGAAAAACTTTTCTTAGACATTTTCAAGTTTCCTCCCCTGCATAATATTAAAGCTATTCTGAAGGTAAATTGAAAATATGTCAACCTGTTTCACCCCCCAAAATGGCAAAGGCTAAACGGGGTAGAAATAATTTATGACGGGCGGGTGGCTGGGGGTATTTTATTCGTAGGTTTTCAGCTGCTTACGCAGAGTTTTCCAGTTTGGGCAATACTTTTCCACCACTGCCCAGAATCTATCTGTATGGTTCATTTCCACCCGGTGGGAAAGTTCGTGAATTATCACGTAGTCTATGAGCGGCTGCGGCATGGTTGCCAGTTTCCAGTTAAAATTAAGATCGCCCTTTGAGGTGCAGCTGCCCCAGCGGGTTTTTTGAGCGCGTATAGAGAGCTTGCCAAAGGTTAATCCCATAGCGGCAGCATTTTTTTCAAGGCTGACTTTAATAGCCTCGGCAGCCTGATGGCGATACCATTTTCCCATCACTTCGACTGCAGATTTACTGCCGGTAAGCAAGTGAATTGTATTTTCAGACAGACTAACGTGGCCTCTTTCTCCGCCTTCTCTTATCCGCAGGGTATAAAGTTTGCCCAGATAGGGGACTTTTTGTCCGTCATGCAGTCCGTCTTCAAGTATAAAACGGTTGGCATTCATTTTAGTCTGGTGTTTCAAAATCCAGGCTGAACGCTGCAGCAGGATATCGTCCAGCCCGTTCATATTGTAGTGGTGGGGAACAGTAACTACCAAGCCGGTGGCAGAGCGTATAGCCAGGCGGATGAGGTCTGAAAAATGGCTTTTTCTCAGTGTATAGTGAACCTCTTTGCCTTCCAGGACTATGCTTTTCTTGCCGATAACCTCAGGACGGGAATAAATATTACGGGGACTCAATGCGGTGTCTCAGCCTCCATTTTTTCGGTGCGGGGCTGGTTTAACATAACAACAAGTATGCCGGCTAGTACCAGCATACCTCCCAGAAATTCATTAAGGGTAAGACCTTCCCCCAGAAAAATATATCCCAGTATAATAGCACCTACCGGTTCACCCAGTATGGCTACTGAAACTACCAGAGCAGGTACCAGCCGTAAAGCCATATTCAGAGACGAGTGGCCTACCAGTTGGGAAATCACTGCCAGCAGGAAAATCATCAGGTAGGTAGTGCCGGGATATCCGCTGAATTCTTCACCGCTGATAAACGCACCCGCCAGCAGTATAAAAGCGGCACTCCCGTAAAGAAGAGTGATGTAAGGCAGAAAATCTATACGGTTACGCATCTGGCGGCCGATAATCAAATATCCTGTAGTAGGTATAGTAGCCGCTAAGGCCAGTATGTTGCCCAAAAATGCCTGTTCACCTACCTGAGCGGTGGCTAGATTTATTAACGCCATGCCTCCGAAGGCTGCCAGTACACCGCCTATGGCTTTCGGGTTTAGCCGTTCACGCCACATTATATAAGACATAACGGCTACCAGCACCGGGTGTGAAGTTACCAGAATAACCGAGCTGGCGATGGAGGTGTATTCAAGAGAACTTACCCAGAAAAACTGGTCAATACCTACCAGAAAACCGGCCAGTATGATAAGCAGCAGGTTTCGCCGTGATAGGCGTTTTACAGCCTGATATACTGGTCCTGCGGCAAACGGCATAAGCAAAAGGGTAGCCGTAAGCATGCGCAAACTGGTGATTATAACAGGCGGAGCATCTGCCAGACGGGTAAAAACCGAAGCCGCAGCAATGCCAAACACCCCGAGAAGCAACAGGAGATACGTCTTAGCTTTCATGTGAAGAACCCAGCATACCCTAATTCCTTAAAAAATACCAGTTTACGCCTGTCCTTATGGATTATAATATTATCAGCAAACAGGGGAGGCAGATATGAAAATTATAGACCTTAGGAGTGATACTGTTACCCGTCCCACCCCCGAAATGAAAAAAGCCATGTGTGATGCCCCTCTGGGAGATGATGTATTCGGGGAAGACCCCACCGTAAACCGTCTGGAGGAAATAGCAGCCGTGAAAACTGGTAAAGAAGCGGCTTTGTTTACTCCCAGCGGTACCATGAGCAATCTGCTGGCAGTTTTATCCCAAACCCGCCCGGGTGATGAAATAATACTGGGGAGCGAATCTCATATACTCTGGTACGAGGTAGGCGGGGCATCAGCCGTTGGTGGAGTGGTTATGAGGGCTGTGCCAAACCAGCCTGACGGAACTATTCACCTCGCGGATATAAAAGATGCCATCCGGAGTTCAAATCTTCATTTCCCGCCGACCCGCCTTATCTGTCTGGAAAATACCCATAACCGTTGCGGAGGAGCGGTGCTAAGCCCATCCTACACCGCCGGGGTGGCAAATCTGGCCGGGGCGCGGGGTATCAAGGTGCATCTGGATGGTGCCCGCCTGTTTAATGCCTGTGTGGCTTTGGGTGTTTCGGCTAAAGAGCTCTGTTTGGGTATGGATACAGTCAGTTTTTGCCTGTCAAAAGGGCTGTCGGCACCGGCAGGTTCGCTTTTGTGTTCTGACAGAGAAACCATAAATCGGGCCAGAAAATTCCGTAAAATGCTGGGCGGTGGTATGCGTCAGGCCGGGGTATTGGCAGCCTGCGGTATTGTGGCTCTGGAAACTATGATAGATCGTCTGGCTCAGGACCACGCCATGGCAAAAACTCTGGCTGAGGGTCTGTTTAGTATAGACAACCATACGCTTGATAAGAATACAGTTCAAACCAATATAGTTATCTTTAACCCGCCGTTTGGTTTGGATGCCGATAAATTTCTGGTACAAGCTAAACAGGCAGGGATGCTTTTTACCACTGGTAGTCACGGGCGTGTCAGGGCAGTTTGCCACCATGACCTGAGTGAATCAGATATACAAACAGCTCTCAGCCGTATTGCTGCTATGAAGGGTTGCTAGCCGTATAAAAGCAGGGTTTTATTAAGTGCGGCGGATGCACTGTATGGCTATTTTATCGCTAAAGGGGTGATTATTTGTGAAAAAAAGGTTATTAAGTTAAAATTAGATACGATGAAAAAATTCCCCAAGCGTACATATTCAAATCCCGTCCAGTTTTTCTCCGATATAGGTTTTATTCTGAAAAACCGCCGAAAGTTAAAGGAATCCCGCATAAGCGGATTTCCATCTGCGGCTTTTCGTGAAAGGTTGATGCTGGCGGTAACCGGGGTTAATGCGTGCCGTTTTTGCACTTACGCCCATACCAAGATGGCACTGGAAAGCGGTCTTTCCCAGCAGGAAATAAAAGCTTTGCTGGATGGTGATTTCGGGAATTGCCCTCCGGGCGAATTAAATGCAGTTCTTTATGCCCAGCATTGGGCGGATACTGTCGCCAAACCATCGGCGGATATGAAGCTTAAGCTTGAGGCAGATTACGGGGCTGAAAAATCTGGTTTTATACATCTGTATCTGCGTCTGATACGTGTTGGCAACCTTAGCGGCAACACCGCTGATAAATTTCTGTATTATCTTTCCTTCGGCAAAATGGGGCTGGACCGCTAGCTGTAGCTGCATTGAATTTAGCTTACCTATAAGATATAATCGGCCTGAGTTGTTTGGGCGGTTAGCTCAGTGGTTAGAGCACCTGCTTCACACGCAGGGGGTCAGTGGTTCAAATCCACTACTGCCCACCATACTGTACGATAGGCAGAACTCCTATCCTTTCTTCCAATACACCATTGATCGGTAACCAATAATGGATTGTCCCCTGTCGGTCCTTTACTTCGATTTTTTTAATGAAGCCCTTGAGAAATGCTCGTTTACCTGTTAGCTCACTTTCTTGCAGTATTTGGCGCATATCTTTCACGTAACTTTTAACTATCTCTGGACTGGCCAGTTCAACTTTCCTGTCAGACAAACTGTTTGTGATCTGTATTTTTCTTTCCTGCAACTTTTCGATGCGTAATTTAAGGTCATGGATTCTGGGGGCTAAGTCCGCCAGCGGAATTTTGCCTGTTTCAACCGCGTCATAAAGCCGTTCTAATCTACGGTTAGTTTCGTTCATCTCTTCCAGCACAGCATCGAGCTCTTCTTGGTAACCCCTCGAATTAACATCCATTTCCTGATTAACCATTTCAACCAGTCGCTTTAGATGCTCTTCAGTTAATATATTTTCTCTGATTACTTTTACAACCGTTTCTTCAAATGATCTGCTGTTGAAGTAATGGGAAGGACATGAACCAGCACCTTTTTTGTTGAGAGTGCCACAAACATAGTAAGAATACTTTCCACTCTTTGCATCCTGACCAATCATAGCTTTACCGCAGTGGCTACAAAAAGTAAAACCACTCAACAGGAAGCGGCTACAAGTTCTTTTGGGATGAGTTAATTTTGGAGCTCTCTCCCGGATCAATTCCTGTGCACTATCGAAAACTTGCCGACTCACGATCACTGGGCAGGCATTCTCAACCCTGACGGGAGCCAATCCGCGCTTACTATTACGTCCCCAGACAAAAGAGCCGGCATATGCTTCATTAGACATGATAGTGCGTACTGCAGTTTTACCCCATCCTTTGCCTCGAGGCGAGGCGATACCCTTGTGATTTAACTCCTTGGCGATTTCAGTAAGTCCCTTTCCTTTCAGGGCATCAGTAAACATTGAACTTACAATGGCAGCCTGGTTTGGTTCGATTTCCAGTTTTGTGTGTTCTTTCTCTCCGTCCTTGAAACGAACTTTTCGATAACCATA
It encodes:
- a CDS encoding carboxymuconolactone decarboxylase family protein, with product MKKFPKRTYSNPVQFFSDIGFILKNRRKLKESRISGFPSAAFRERLMLAVTGVNACRFCTYAHTKMALESGLSQQEIKALLDGDFGNCPPGELNAVLYAQHWADTVAKPSADMKLKLEADYGAEKSGFIHLYLRLIRVGNLSGNTADKFLYYLSFGKMGLDR
- a CDS encoding M48 family metallopeptidase, which encodes MSPRNIYSRPEVIGKKSIVLEGKEVHYTLRKSHFSDLIRLAIRSATGLVVTVPHHYNMNGLDDILLQRSAWILKHQTKMNANRFILEDGLHDGQKVPYLGKLYTLRIREGGERGHVSLSENTIHLLTGSKSAVEVMGKWYRHQAAEAIKVSLEKNAAAMGLTFGKLSIRAQKTRWGSCTSKGDLNFNWKLATMPQPLIDYVIIHELSHRVEMNHTDRFWAVVEKYCPNWKTLRKQLKTYE
- a CDS encoding NADH-dependent [FeFe] hydrogenase, group A6 is translated as MVTLNIDNKQISVPEGTTIMQAAKQANINIPHLCYFEGLKSYSGCRVCVVEIEGEPRLATSCSRKVAEGMKVNTHSARVRRARRTILEILLANHPQDCFNCERNQNCDLLRLAFECGVKKLRFEESEKRVLPIDSTSPSIIRDPNKCIACGRCVRVCHDIQTVNAIGFINKGPDTMVATSMDRGMGNVACANCGQCILVCPVGAIKERSAVDAVWAAIADPTKHVVVQEAPSVRVSLGEELGLPAGTLVAKKMYAALRRLGFDAVFDTNFTADLTIMEEGSELVERVKDGGVLPQITSCCPGWVKFMEHYYPELAPNVSSAKSPQQMFGAVCKTYYAEKAGIDPKTIINVSVMPCTAKKFECQRPEMNDSGFKDVDYVLTTRELARMIKEAGLDFASLEEEPAEDLLGLYTGAATIFGATGGVMEAAIRSAYTLITGRELENLDIEPVRGLEGIKTASVNIDGLEVKVAVAHGLGNARHLLEEIKEGTSPYHFIEIMACPGGCVGGGGQPIRFDSSLKKKRGEALYEEDRNMPKRCSHHNTSVEKIYADYLEKPLGKRSHKLLHTEYTSRPVV
- a CDS encoding complex I 24 kDa subunit family protein yields the protein MESIWKEKVDGVITQSGSSRLSLLPCLEAVQEECGYIPHEAVNYLRECLSIPSIDIYGMITFYSLLSTNQKGKYVIRLCNSLPCYLNGTENILDTLVDNLGIEPGQTTLDQRFTLELVPCLGLCDQSPAMVINGVVYGKLTAQLVTEVLDELRTY
- a CDS encoding alpha/beta hydrolase; amino-acid sequence: MRFTEGHFKGCQDYNCYYQALLPNGSPKAIVLVVHGLGEHSGRYSELAHYLADRSYAVYAYDHFGHGKTDGKAGYVSSYDVYIYDLISAFSMVQAKHPTSKIFIFGHSMGGLVTAAYASKHQYDASGLIFSSIALKPYTGMPGILNQIVKPLSKIAPMLGVRKIDASTISHNKNIVKAYNEDPLVLHHRMSAHMAAEFLRICQDLPDFLKKISLPSLVIHGEEDHLVNINGSRELVQRISSKDKTLITYPGMYHEVFNEPDCPQVWNDLFFWLENHI
- a CDS encoding DUF5661 family protein — translated: MSKKSFSTDEAKAVAKILGITFNKYNIEQFRMGMDVELEHGTRDPHTNVTNDDPVLTGKIALAHLNEIEDYYTRLAEMEAEAGVED
- a CDS encoding complex I 51 kDa subunit family protein, with protein sequence MKDVKIITRHLNTANSADIDVYLADGGYQALKKALSMTPEEVIAEVKRSKLVGRGGAAFPTGLKWELTRKEKANPKYIVCNASEGEPGTFKDRLILKNDPHMVLEGFIIAAYAVGTSQGFIHAREVYTEEIELFQKAIDQATERGFLGQNIMGSNFSLDIQFYKSAGAYICGEETALFESLEGHRGIPAARPPYPVQVGLMDKPTTVNNVETLCNVPAIINNGADWFASIGHPDYPGTKLFCLSGNVKEPGVFEMPLGTNLKDLLEAGGGVDGKFKAVLPGGISSSLLTETDISLDFKTLAKAGTMLGSGAVIVINSDTSMVNVASNVAHFFDEEGCGKCSICREGTRRAAEILSRFSRGQGNRNELEWLLELHEVMKDTASCGLGQVALNVAASAIRNFKGEFLAQVRKEEGVWLR
- a CDS encoding recombinase family protein, yielding MDNRVKKVAIYARVSSDKQDVDLSISAQLKAIREYAKNNEYEVVREFVDEAETGRTTARPAFREMISLARHPQKPFDIILVWKYSRFARSREDSIVYKAMLRKSDVHVISINEPFDDTPTGRLLEAIIESLDEFYSDNLGEEVTRGMRESAARGFYLSSKPPYGYRKVRFKDGEKEHTKLEIEPNQAAIVSSMFTDALKGKGLTEIAKELNHKGIASPRGKGWGKTAVRTIMSNEAYAGSFVWGRNSKRGLAPVRVENACPVIVSRQVFDSAQELIRERAPKLTHPKRTCSRFLLSGFTFCSHCGKAMIGQDAKSGKYSYYVCGTLNKKGAGSCPSHYFNSRSFEETVVKVIRENILTEEHLKRLVEMVNQEMDVNSRGYQEELDAVLEEMNETNRRLERLYDAVETGKIPLADLAPRIHDLKLRIEKLQERKIQITNSLSDRKVELASPEIVKSYVKDMRQILQESELTGKRAFLKGFIKKIEVKDRQGTIHYWLPINGVLEERIGVLPIVQYGGQ
- a CDS encoding GNAT family N-acetyltransferase — protein: MLYKTVLETPRLVLRPFSLADAAAVAGLAGDALIADTTLNIPHPYLPEMAEKWISGHAEKLATDTEQHFAITEKGNGTLLGACGLIFCFPHQRSELGYWIGKPYWNKGYATETLKALVDYAFLDLNLHRLYAYYFKRNPASGRVMAKAGLKHEGSFPKHLLKNGVFEDVEYCGLLRNDYLLSK
- a CDS encoding DMT family transporter; the protein is MKAKTYLLLLLGVFGIAAASVFTRLADAPPVIITSLRMLTATLLLMPFAAGPVYQAVKRLSRRNLLLIILAGFLVGIDQFFWVSSLEYTSIASSVILVTSHPVLVAVMSYIMWRERLNPKAIGGVLAAFGGMALINLATAQVGEQAFLGNILALAATIPTTGYLIIGRQMRNRIDFLPYITLLYGSAAFILLAGAFISGEEFSGYPGTTYLMIFLLAVISQLVGHSSLNMALRLVPALVVSVAILGEPVGAIILGYIFLGEGLTLNEFLGGMLVLAGILVVMLNQPRTEKMEAETPH
- a CDS encoding GntG family PLP-dependent aldolase → MKIIDLRSDTVTRPTPEMKKAMCDAPLGDDVFGEDPTVNRLEEIAAVKTGKEAALFTPSGTMSNLLAVLSQTRPGDEIILGSESHILWYEVGGASAVGGVVMRAVPNQPDGTIHLADIKDAIRSSNLHFPPTRLICLENTHNRCGGAVLSPSYTAGVANLAGARGIKVHLDGARLFNACVALGVSAKELCLGMDTVSFCLSKGLSAPAGSLLCSDRETINRARKFRKMLGGGMRQAGVLAACGIVALETMIDRLAQDHAMAKTLAEGLFSIDNHTLDKNTVQTNIVIFNPPFGLDADKFLVQAKQAGMLFTTGSHGRVRAVCHHDLSESDIQTALSRIAAMKGC